From the genome of Candidatus Hydrogenedentota bacterium:
TTGCGAAACTGGGCGAGGAAAAAACGAAGCGTTGGATTTCGTTGTGGGATCCATCGGTCTATCTGCCCAATGTCCGCATGCCGATGCTGTGGGTGACCGGCACGAACGACTTCGCATATCCGATGGATTCGCTCCAACAATCATACCGTCTGCCGCGCGGACCCCGGCAACTCTGCATCCGGATCCGCATGCCGCACGGCCACGGCGGCGCGGGTGAAAATCCCGAAGAGATCCGCATCTTCGCGGACAGTATCCTGAAAAAAGGCATTTCGTTGCCGCGGATTGTCCAACAAGGCCGCGACGGGAACCGCGCATGGGTCGAATATCAATCCGAAACGCCCGTCGTAAAGGCCGAACTCGCCTACACGAAAGCAACGGGTATCTGGAAGGATCGCCCCTGGGAAAGCATCCCCGCGGACCTTGATGCGACCGCGCACAAAGCGTCCGCCATGCTTCCTGAAGCAACGACAGTTTACTACATCAATATTTATGATGAACGCGGCACGGCCGCCAGCAGCGAACATGAAACGTTGGCCGCCCAGGCCAATCGTTTTTAATCGTTGGGGAAGCCATTTGTGGGCAGTTTATATTTGGAAGCATCTCTGTCCAAATGGCGGCTTGCAGAAAGCCATTTTGAGTAAATAGACAACGTTTTTTCCGGGAAAGCGTTCTTGGGACACCTTTTCTTCGCGATGAAGAAGAAGTGTTCCCGATCAATCGTATTTAGGGCCGCTCTGACATGCGGATTTGAGTTTGGAATCGCCTGGCCCGAATATCCGTGCCCTGTTTTCCATCTGCGTATATCTGCGTCATCTGTGGATCATGTGATTTTCCGCAGATGACGCCGATAGTCGCAGATATCGAACCGATGAACGGGATACAGAGGTAAAACGTGACTCCTTGCGGTATTGTGGTTTTTTGCAATTCCTTTGGACAGCAATGATTTGGAAGGGAAAGGTCTTGAAAAAGGGAGGCGTTTTTAAACGGGATCAGCCGGCCCCGGTTGCCGTAATTCCTCTTTTTTTTCGTGTCTTTGGAATACTTGGGGGGTATCTTGTGTTCTTGAGAGTACCGCGTTCTTGAGACAAAAGGATGAGAATTTCCACGAAAATTGGCTTTTACGGGCAGTTTCATGTTGGAGCAGGTATCGTGTTCTTGTGGTGAAATTGAAAATGGCCGCTCTGTAGCGCCGATTTCCAAATCGGCATATCGTGTTTCAGCAAGCCGATTTGGAAATCGGCGTTACCTTCCGAGGTCTTCACGACTCCGGAAACCCGGTACTGTCAAGTTGTGTTTACAAACTTGAAAATAACGAAACGGAACGATAGAAAACACCAAGAGATTGTTGAACGGGGAAACGAAAGCAGATGAAATCGTTGGTGCGATTGATTTATGTGAGCCGGATGACCGAAGAATGCGACATGGACGCCCTGGAAAAAATATTGAAGGTGTCCAGAAAGAAAAACAAGGAGAAGGACATTACAGGCATGTTGTGCTATGATCCCAAATTTTTCATGCAATGTCTTGAGGGTCCGAAAGAAGCGGTGAATGATCTGTATGGCGAAATTGCCCGCGATCGCCGTCATACCCATGTCACATTGTTGGAATATGAAGTGATTACAGAACGGATGTTCGGGAAGTGGTCCATGGCCTTCATACGGGCCGGAGATGTGGGCGCGTCCCTGTATAAACATTTCGGGGGATCTCGGCGATTCAACCCGTTTTCATTGACGCCGGAAAAGGCAAGGGATTTTTTTGCCGCGATCGCGCCCTATTCAGTAGCATCGCCTGATACCCAATAGGATCCTCCGGCGCATGGATGAAAAAAGCCGGATTCTCACGTTGGAAACAAAGAAGGAGGGTAAACCATGATGGAGCGGCCAGGGGATGTTACGTTTCAGGGCAACCCATTGACGGCAATAGGGCCCCGGTTGAAGCCTGGTAGTAAGGCGCCGGATTTTCAACTGTTGGCAAATGATTTAAGTGTGGTCACTCTGTCCGATTCGGCGGGAAAAATTCGGCTTGTCTCGGTGGTTCCGTCCCTGGATACACCTGTCTGTGACACCCAAACCCGCCGATTCAACGAACAGATGGACGAATGGGAGGATCGCGTGGCCGGCTATACGGTTAGCGCGGATCTGCCCTTTGCCCAAGCCCGTTGGTGCGGGACTGCCGGCATAAAAAGGATGCAGACCCTTTCCGATCATCGGGACATGGCGTTTGGGAGCGCCTATGGCACCCATATCAAGGAATTGAGGCTTGAGTCCCGAGCTGTATTCGTCATAGATGGGAACGACTTCATTCAATATGTGGAATATGTCAAGGAGATAACACAACATCCTGATTATGCGGCCGCGCTTGACGCCGTGAAACGGCTTGTGGAAGCCTGAGTTGACCGTCTGGAGTTTTTTTACTGGATTTCCGGATTTGCCAGGGGAACAATACTCTGGATGAGTTTCCAGCGCCAGCCGGCTTCAACGAGCGATTGGGATGCAACGGCGGGAATGCGCGCCAGCGCCTTTTCGCCCAGCATCACTTTGGCCTCGCCTATCGGCCTGCCGGCTTCAACGGGCGGCTGAATCCAATCGGGCAATTGGGGGGCAACAACCAGTTTGTCAACGTCATCTTTGGTGACAACGACGGCAAAATCATCACCCGCGACGAGTTGGAGGCGGGGCGTCTCGCAATTGGCGACCCGGACTGGCGTCCCCAGGGGTTCTCCCTTTTTGACGACTTGTTTTCGGGTTACTTTTGCGAAGGATTCCTCCAGCAGTTTGCGCGTCAATGCAAAACGATCATGCAGACCGTCCGCCCCCATGACGACGGCGACAAGACGGATGCCGTCCTTGACGGCCGAAGCCGTCAGGCAGTATCCGGCGCTCCGCGTGTAACCGGTTTTGATGCCGTCGCACCGAATGCCTCCGGCCTGCTCGGATCCGTCCAGCGGCCACAGCAGTTTATTGGTGTTGAATTCGACCGCCGAATCGGGACGGAATTGCAGTTCTTTCCGGCTGGTCCATTCGAGAATCAGGGGGTCAAGCACGCAATATTGGCCCAGACGCGCCATGTCGCGGGCGGTGGTTTCGTCGGGCAATTGGCCTTTGTCCGGCGGCAAGCCGTGGACGCTTCGGAAAACGGTGTTGGCCATTCCCAGTTCCGCCACGCGTGCATTGGCTGCTTCCTTGTACGCCTCTTCGCTCCCCCAGAGGCCTTCGGCTATCGCCATGGAGGCGTCGTTGGCCGAATGGACCGCAATCGCGGCCACCAACTGGCCCAAGGGAAACGTTTCGCCCTGCTTCAGAAATACCTGTGTGCCGCCCATGTCCTGTGCGCGCGGGGAAATCTGAATCGGCGTATCGAGACTCCACTTGC
Proteins encoded in this window:
- a CDS encoding BLUF domain-containing protein — its product is MKSLVRLIYVSRMTEECDMDALEKILKVSRKKNKEKDITGMLCYDPKFFMQCLEGPKEAVNDLYGEIARDRRHTHVTLLEYEVITERMFGKWSMAFIRAGDVGASLYKHFGGSRRFNPFSLTPEKARDFFAAIAPYSVASPDTQ
- the tpx gene encoding thiol peroxidase encodes the protein MMERPGDVTFQGNPLTAIGPRLKPGSKAPDFQLLANDLSVVTLSDSAGKIRLVSVVPSLDTPVCDTQTRRFNEQMDEWEDRVAGYTVSADLPFAQARWCGTAGIKRMQTLSDHRDMAFGSAYGTHIKELRLESRAVFVIDGNDFIQYVEYVKEITQHPDYAAALDAVKRLVEA
- a CDS encoding D-alanyl-D-alanine carboxypeptidase family protein; this translates as MKLAGCTRSGKKSRWWLVAWAVSVVLWAACYGAGVEARSKPPARKASVTGKKAPKAPAPDTEPRNNDISSICVEAETGLVISETDADRKRPPASMVKMIMMLLVAEGIHTGKWSLDTPIQISPRAQDMGGTQVFLKQGETFPLGQLVAAIAVHSANDASMAIAEGLWGSEEAYKEAANARVAELGMANTVFRSVHGLPPDKGQLPDETTARDMARLGQYCVLDPLILEWTSRKELQFRPDSAVEFNTNKLLWPLDGSEQAGGIRCDGIKTGYTRSAGYCLTASAVKDGIRLVAVVMGADGLHDRFALTRKLLEESFAKVTRKQVVKKGEPLGTPVRVANCETPRLQLVAGDDFAVVVTKDDVDKLVVAPQLPDWIQPPVEAGRPIGEAKVMLGEKALARIPAVASQSLVEAGWRWKLIQSIVPLANPEIQ